Within Micromonospora narathiwatensis, the genomic segment TGCAGCCGGTCGTTGACCAGGCAGGCAGCCCCGTACGGCCGACACAGCGCGACCACCCGGCGGGCCAGCTCGTACGCCTCACGGTCGGTGGCGTCGTCCGCCACCCGGACCTGTACGACCAGTTCGGCGCGGGCGACCGGCAGGGCGGCGCGCAGCACGGCGAGCGGGTCGCATCCCGGCCGGGTGTCGGTGATCAGATGCAGTCGTCCCAGGGACGGCACGGCAACGCTCCTCCCTGCGCCGGCATTACCCGGATCAGGTTCGACGGTCGGGGGCTGCAGCCCCCCTCTCAGCCCGGTGCACCGGGCTCCCGTGGGTCACTTGCGGCCCACCGTACGACGTGCGTCGTGGATCCGCCAAGAGAGGGTGGCGTTTCTCCCTTCCACCGTCGGGCGTGGAGGATGCGGACAGCGGGTGATCGCCCGGTGTGGTGCGACGCTGTCGTTCACGCTGCCCCGGCACCGTCACGCGGTGCCGGGGCAGCGGTGCCGGGTGTGGTCAGAGGAGGGCGTCGAGGGCGTCGAGGTCCTCGTCAGTGGGCTGCCAGGTGCCCGCCTCGGCGTTGGCGCGTACCTGCTCGGGTGTGGTCGCGCCCGCGATCACCGAGGTCACCGCCGGCCGGGCGGCGAGCCCGCCGAAGGCCACCTGGAGCATCGATACTCCACGCTCGGCCGCGTACCTCTCGATCGCCTCGATGGTGTCCCAGTCGGCGGCGGCGAGCCGCTCGGCGTACCGGCCGCCGCCGGAGAGCCGGCTGCCGGCGGGCGGCGCCTCGCCCCGGTGGTACTTGCCGGTGAGCAGGCCGTTGGCCAGCGGGAAGAACGGCAGCATGCCCAGGCCGAACCGCTCGCAGGCGGGGATGACCTCGGCCTCCACGCTCCGCTCCAGCAGGCTGTAGTGGTTCTGCGCGGAGATGAAGCGGGTGCGGCCCTGGGAGGACGCGGTCCAGTCGGCGTCGGCGATCTGCCAGCCGGCGAAGTTCGAGTTGCCGAGGTAGCGGACCTTGCCGGCGCGGACCAGGTCGTCCAAGGCAGCGAGTGTTTCGTCGATCGGGGTGCCCGGGTCGGGCTCGTGCATCTGGTACAGGTCGATGTGGTCGGTGTCGAGCCGGCGCAGGGACGCCTCGACCGCCCGGGCGATGTACCGGCGGGCCCCCCGGGCCCCGTGGTCCGGTCCGTTCAGGCCGTGCATGTCCATGCCGAACTTGGTGGCGATCACCACGTCGTCCCGGCGGCCCTTGAGCGCCTGCCCGAGCAGTTCCTCGGAGCCGCCCTGCGGTTCACCGTAGATGTCGGCGGTGTCGAAGAAGTTGATCCCGGCGTCGAGCGCGGCGTCGACCACCGCCCGGGTGCCGTCGAGGTCGAGCTTGCGGCCGAAGTTGTTGCAGCCGATGCCGACCACGGACACCACGAGCCCGGAGTCGCCCAGCCGGCGGTATGTCATCTCACTCACGAGATCACCCTATGCCGGCCGGACACCGCCGATCCCTGGGACCGAACAGCCGAGCGGGTCAGGCCACGTCCCAGACCGGCTCGGGGGGCTCGACCACCTCGCCGTCACCCCGGAACAGCACAAACCGGTCGAAGGAGCGGGTGAACCAGCGGTCATGGGTGACCGCGATCACCGTGCCCTCGAACGCGGCCAGCCCCGCTTCGAGCGCCTCGGCCGAGGCCAGGTCGAGGTTGTCGGTGGGCTCGTCGAGCAGCAGC encodes:
- a CDS encoding aldo/keto reductase; protein product: MTYRRLGDSGLVVSVVGIGCNNFGRKLDLDGTRAVVDAALDAGINFFDTADIYGEPQGGSEELLGQALKGRRDDVVIATKFGMDMHGLNGPDHGARGARRYIARAVEASLRRLDTDHIDLYQMHEPDPGTPIDETLAALDDLVRAGKVRYLGNSNFAGWQIADADWTASSQGRTRFISAQNHYSLLERSVEAEVIPACERFGLGMLPFFPLANGLLTGKYHRGEAPPAGSRLSGGGRYAERLAAADWDTIEAIERYAAERGVSMLQVAFGGLAARPAVTSVIAGATTPEQVRANAEAGTWQPTDEDLDALDALL